tggaaagaacatcctgaatctaggacccactcggacgtgagcttggtgttatcgcttgttgacactaacaagaaatcatcaccattttcatCAGCCAAATTAGCATCAGCTACATCtttctcgttactctcagcagttttttttatttcgcagtttataacaatctgctttgacgtgacctaactttttacaataacgacaccttttatctcgtttctttgatgctgccaaaacggaagcttgcctatctgtcttgctatccaaatgaagctcattgtcgagtttgtctttactcaacaaatgaaccttcacatcttcgaacgagagtttgtctctgccataaatcagggtctccctgaaagacttgtatgaagggggtaaagagcacaataatagcatagcctgatcttcatcgtcaatataaacctcaacatttaaaagagtaataaattgactgatgtgatctctaaaaaGCTctccttcgttcatgcgaaacgtaaatagactttgtttcaacactaaacgattagccagagacttagtcgcataaagagtttctaaccttttccacaaggtggatgaggttttctccatcaatacctcctgcaataccgtattcgcgaggcacaactggattgcagacaaagccttttcatcaagctcttcccattctgttttatttagattctcaggctttttcccgataacaacctctttcaagcttgattgaactagaattgccatcatccgaacttgccacagattgaaatttgtctcaccatcgaacttctcaatttcaaaccttgttgttgccatatcTGAACGGActgatatatgaaaattaaactagctctgataccacttattaggaatcgacccgattaagcaacgaacaagaaaatagtgaaaaaaattgagaaattaaacacacaaatttaacgtggaaaaactcccccaaagatgataaaaaaaccacgggcaaagataattttattataatggcaaaagaacgaagagtacaaaagatggagataaaaactaaatcctgaaaactcgaaaacaaaggACCCTCAAaaagtaaacacaaaattctctaaatatgttatgagttctaatctctaattggtgtattttctaaagttgtaaaagagcccatttataggctaaatttataggtcaaataataataaaataatctaaactaatcagcaTTTGATTGAAATAAGTAAACAGAATTTAAATGaaagattatttcttaaatttaatcGAATCTTTTGTGACTTCGTAACATCTAAGAAAAAACGAAACCCTTGAAAATGAAGGCAAAGTATTGTTTGGAGTAGGCAGGCAGCCAGTAGCCATTTTAGGGGTTTGGGGTGGGGAAGAGAAGCCCAAATATTAGATAAAGAAATCAGGCCTAAAAATCAGAAACTGATCCATCATTGTCTTCTATTCTGTTAGTAGaagaaaaattacaaagaaaaagaagaaagtatCAAGAAATTCCAAGTGCAGAGAGTAAATGGAAGAGTACCCAGAAGAATTGAGGAGTCCACCAGTGGCGCTGGTAGCATTGGTAGGATGCCCAGAGCAGCATGGGGCGATAACCACCCACCTCCTCTCCCAGCAGCATCCTATCAACACCTTGGCCTTGCCCGACTTCTCCAAGCTCTCGCATCTCCTCCATCGCCCCCCCTCCCCTTCTTCTTCCCCCGCCGGCTTTTTGAAAAGGGATTGGCTGGTCAAGCACCGCACTAAGATCCCCGCCGTGGTGGCCGCACTCTTCTCCTGGGATCATGTCTCCGGTGACCCTGCCCAGTGGGTCCAAGTCTGCTCCGATCTGGATGACCTAAAAGCCGCTATTCGTCCTAGGAACACCAAATTGTTGCTGCTCGTTGTGGTGGGCCAATCCGATGACATTAGTGAAGATCGTCTGCTTGCCTTACGGAAGCGAGCAGAGGTCGATTCCAAGTACCTTCTCCTCTTCAACCCCGATCTTTCTCAACTCAATAACTCTCTTCAAAGGTACTCAATCCCCCCCTCCTTTTCTATCTAACAATAATTACTACTTTCCTGAATTAATTGCTGTATGAACTATATCCCATACATTGTAATGTCTGTCAGGTTGAGCGCCAGTTTTGCCGAACTAGAAACTACTTTTTACAGAGAAGAAGGTCGAAGGATTAAAGCTCGCATTGAAAAGAAGAATTTCTCCTCTCCCGATCTCCAAGTTCGCTACTGttttaaagtaataataataaaagaatagtTTTCCTcactttttcatattattaattcCTTATGTATTGGCTCATTGGTTCACAAAATGGGTAGGTTGCTGTGTATGCAGAGTTCAGGCGAGACTGGGCTGAAGCCTtgaggttttatgaagatgcCTATCATGCTCTGCGCGAGGTTCTTCCCTAATTATCCTGTTTCTTTACCATCCTTCCGTTTATCATACTTAATACTAGTTACTTAGTTCCTTCTACTTGTCACTGCTACCATCTATGCCAATGCTATTCATTTAGATGGTTGCTACCTCAACAAGATTGCCTCCAATACAACGCTTATTTGAGATCAAAATTGTTGCTGAGCACTTGCATTTCAAGATTTGCACTTTGTTGTTGCATGGTGGAAAGCTCAGAGAAGCAATTACATGGTTCCGCCAACATGTTGTCTCCTACAAGAGCCTTGTTGGAGATCCAAATGTCATTTTTCTTCACTGGGAATGGCTCAGCAGGCAGTTTTTGGTTTTTGCTGAGTTGCTTGACTCAAGCTCTGCCACTCTTCCAAGCACTTCCTCTCTACCATTAGGCACTGCCGACCAACCTCTGACTGAATGGGAATTCCATCCAGCTTATTACTATCAGGTCTGTACCATCATTTCATCATTGTTGGCTTTTTTAGCGGCTTTTCCGTGCGAGTCTTGCTACCTTGCTTTATAGCCAACCCTTAGAAACAATGGGGTCAATgagtacctaaacttttttttccagggatttttgcaaaatttATGCAAGTGCCACCATAGGAATTGAACTTGCATTTAAAATTCTCTTAGATTATTTAAGTTATCTGAATCATAACATTCATGTTACAACAGTCAGCAGCTAAATACTTGAAGGAGAAGAGATCAGCTCTGGAGTTGACagtgtcaaattcagaaactttTAGCGAGAATGATGATGGGAGTGCTGAATCTGTGGTACCATCAATTTATATTGGTCAGTTTGCTCGGCTACTTGAGCAAGGGGATGATCCGGCTATGCAGTCGTAAGTCCTGAAAAATTAATAACAAGAAATCTGATTTGATTTTGTACCATTTACCTTATAATGAATGTTTGGATTTTTATTCTCTTCTGACCATGCAGCATTACTGATGATGAATACACTCGTTATGCAATTGCCGAGGGAAAAAGGTTTCAAGACTCCTTTGAAATTATTGCTTTGCTCAAAAAGTCTAATGAAATATATAGTAATCTTAAAGTTCAGAGGATGGGTTCTCTTTGTGCCTTTCAGATTGCTAGAGAATATTTTTCTTTGGGTGATTTCAACAATGCAAAACAGCAGTTTGATGGTGTTGCAAATCTATATAGGCAAGAAGGATGGGTTACTTTGTTGTGGGAGGTTTTGGGTTACTTGAGAGAGTGCTCAAGGAAACAAGGTGCTGTAAAAGAGTTTGTAGAGTTTTCTCTTGAAATGGCTGCATTGCCAGTATCTATTGTCGATGGCATCCAGTCGACCAAATGTGGTCCAGGAGGACCTGCAAGTCTTGAACAGAGAGAAATGATACACAGAGAAATTTTTGCACTCATAAGTGGAGAAGCTAGGCCAATATCCATTAATGGAGTTGATGATCTCAAAGTAACCGGAGATAATACCCTTCATCTTGAGATTGATCTTGTTAGCCCACTTAGATCAGTTCTTCTTGCTTCAGTGGCTTTTCATGAACAGATAATCAAGTCCGGTGTCTCCTCCTTGATTACATTATCTCTTCTATCACAGTTACCACTTTCCATTGAGATTGATCAGTTGGAAGTCCAATTTAATCAATCTCAATGCAATTTTATCATCATGAACGCCCAAAAGCATCCATTAGAAGCAGTGCAGAGTGAGCAACATGATCACCGAATGGAGAGTGCCCCTTCTTTAGCACTCACTACAAACAAATGGCTGCGGCTGACTTATGACATCAAATCTGGTAAGTTGtcttttattttatgcaaaactATTTTGATCATAAGTTCTAATAAAAACATAGGACCCAACACATCATTTCAACTAGACAGTCCTTAAATTTGCAAATAAGAGAAGAATGCTTTCTCCTGTAATGCTGATAGTTTTACATGCTGTTGCTTGATATTATCCTAACTGCTATTGCAATGAGTTTGTTACAGCTTTGCATCTCCCATGTTTTGACCTAACctaagttaattaataatttatctaaTGGGTGTAAGCAACATTTTAGCTTTCGACAAGTGAGCCTAGGATTTAATCAACCCAAAAACCATGTGAAATCACTAGTGCTGCACCATAGATAGCAATTTCAGTAAGGATCACTATCATGTGTTCTGGTCTATTTGTCTGCTCATTGTGTCTGCATTTATCTCTGCTTTTGAGAGGAGTGGAGTCAGGATGAGGGGAAAAAGTTGCATCAAGTTGACAATAGTTTGTTTCCTCTCTTCTTGTGTGGTTTCTTAGTTTTGCTTTCTTTGAAGTTCAATTAAATGGATAGCTTATTCTTGATTTCTCGCTAGAGATTCAAAGGCTGAAATCATATTTCAAGGGAAGGTCCTGCTAGCTCTGATTGAACCATATGGGATCTGATATCTTCTTTATGCATGCATTCTCTTCTACTGAAAAGTCTTTATTATGATTAGCATCGTGGTTTCCTTCATTGTAATCCACCCACTCTTCATTAAGACAATGTTTAATTTATTCAGAACAAAGTGGAAAGCTTGAATGCATATCCATTATTGCAAAAATGGGTCCCCACTTCACAATCTGCTGCAGAGCTGAAAGTCCTGCTTCGATGGATGATTTGCCTCTTTGGAAGTTTGAAGACCGTGTGGAAACTTTCCCTACCAAGGATCCTGCTCTATCATTCTCTGGTCAGAAGGCTGCCCAGGTTGAAGAACCTGACCCACAAGTGGATGTCACACTTGGTGCTTCGGGCCCTGCATTAATTGGAGAGAGATTTCTGCTACCAGTTACCATATCCTCCAGGGACCATGCCATATACGCTGGTGAAATGAAGATAAATCTCGTGGATGTGAGTGGAGGTGGCCTGTTTAGTCCTAGGGAATCTGAGCCTTTTTCATTGGACACTCATCATGTTGAGCTTCTTGGCATTGTTGGACCAGAAGGAGAAGATGAATCTCAACGGGCCTCtgataaaatcatgaaaattcaaCAATCTTTTGGGTTGGTTTCTGTTCCGTTTCTAAGCATTGGAGAATCATGGTCCTGCAAACTAGAAATCATGTGGCACCGACCCAAACCAATTATGCTCTTTGTATCGTTGGGCTACTCCCCTAATTCCAATGAGTCGAATGCACAAAAAGTCAATATTCACAAGACCTTGCAAATTGAAGGAAAGAATGCTGTTTTAATTAGCCAACATTTTATGTTTCCCTTCCGCAGGGTTTCCTTGCTGCTTTCAAAGATCAAGCCGATTCCTGATTCTAATCAGTTTTCATCGCTACCCATGCATGAATCAACTGTACTTGTTGTTTGTGCCAAGAACTGCAGTGAGGTGACATTGCAGCTGCTATCCATGGCTATTGAAGTTGACGATGGTGGCACTGAAAGGTCATGTTCCATCCAACAAGGAGATGAAGATCTTGGCACTGCAGTTCTTTTGCCAGGAGAAGATTTCAAGAAAGTTTTCACTGTTATTCCTCGGTTGGATTCATCAAAGCTTAGATTGGGGATGGTGAATCTAAAATGGAAGAGGCATTTTGGAATTGAAGATAGATCTGGTTTGACTGTGACTGGTTCTGAGGTTGTAACTAAGCATGAACTTCCTGTTGTACATGTAGAGCTGTCACCGGTTGTCGTGACTTTGGAATGTCCTCCTTATGCCATCCTAGGAGAACCCTTCATGCACCATGTTAAAATCCGTAACCAAACTGAGTTACTTCAAGAGGTTAAGTTTTCATTGGCAGATTCACAGAGTTTTGTGTTATCTGGGTCTCACAGTGACACAGTGTTTGTTCTTCCAAAATCCGAGCATGTGCTTAATTACAAAGTGGTGCCTCTTTCCTCGGGTTTGCAACAGTTGCCTAGAATCTCTTTGACCTCTGTGAGATACTCGGCTCGATTTCAGCCCTCCATTACTGCATCTAATGTTTTTGTTTTCCCTTCCAAGCCTCATTGCAAGATGACTGGTATAACAGAAAAAAGGCTGGAGTAGTCTACCGTAATGGACTAAATTCTTTTCCCGGTACATGGTGATTATTCCGATATTATTAcgtatatttataaatatacgGGAAATCTTGCCTTTTGAGGCCGAAGCTTTGTGGTTGAACATAAGCGCGAGCAATTCGGAGGTATGAATTAGTTTGTTTTCGTTTTTGGTGCAACAGAATAAAAGAAACAAGGTTAAGGGATGTCAATGTTGTGAGATGGTGGTGACTGTTTTTGTTTTCTGGCAAAGAGAAAAATGATGTGCTCATGTGTCATGCTCAGGGACATTAAAGAGGGGGAAAATATTATATTGTTGATCTTACATGGTATTTTAGTGGTGGAAGTAAGCTTTGAAGTTAAAATTTGTAATAGCAGTTGACTCAAAAGTCATTTTACACCTACACTGGCTAAGGAAAATATTGTTAGAACCCTTTTAAATaagttgttttattttgttttgttttatatattgtgctctttatttatttaattttgttttaaacgaTACTACGAGTTTAGGTTTAACTCATTATGTAA
The Gossypium hirsutum isolate 1008001.06 chromosome A07, Gossypium_hirsutum_v2.1, whole genome shotgun sequence genome window above contains:
- the LOC107952793 gene encoding trafficking protein particle complex subunit 11, with translation MEEYPEELRSPPVALVALVGCPEQHGAITTHLLSQQHPINTLALPDFSKLSHLLHRPPSPSSSPAGFLKRDWLVKHRTKIPAVVAALFSWDHVSGDPAQWVQVCSDLDDLKAAIRPRNTKLLLLVVVGQSDDISEDRLLALRKRAEVDSKYLLLFNPDLSQLNNSLQRLSASFAELETTFYREEGRRIKARIEKKNFSSPDLQVRYCFKVAVYAEFRRDWAEALRFYEDAYHALREMVATSTRLPPIQRLFEIKIVAEHLHFKICTLLLHGGKLREAITWFRQHVVSYKSLVGDPNVIFLHWEWLSRQFLVFAELLDSSSATLPSTSSLPLGTADQPLTEWEFHPAYYYQSAAKYLKEKRSALELTVSNSETFSENDDGSAESVVPSIYIGQFARLLEQGDDPAMQSITDDEYTRYAIAEGKRFQDSFEIIALLKKSNEIYSNLKVQRMGSLCAFQIAREYFSLGDFNNAKQQFDGVANLYRQEGWVTLLWEVLGYLRECSRKQGAVKEFVEFSLEMAALPVSIVDGIQSTKCGPGGPASLEQREMIHREIFALISGEARPISINGVDDLKVTGDNTLHLEIDLVSPLRSVLLASVAFHEQIIKSGVSSLITLSLLSQLPLSIEIDQLEVQFNQSQCNFIIMNAQKHPLEAVQSEQHDHRMESAPSLALTTNKWLRLTYDIKSEQSGKLECISIIAKMGPHFTICCRAESPASMDDLPLWKFEDRVETFPTKDPALSFSGQKAAQVEEPDPQVDVTLGASGPALIGERFLLPVTISSRDHAIYAGEMKINLVDVSGGGLFSPRESEPFSLDTHHVELLGIVGPEGEDESQRASDKIMKIQQSFGLVSVPFLSIGESWSCKLEIMWHRPKPIMLFVSLGYSPNSNESNAQKVNIHKTLQIEGKNAVLISQHFMFPFRRVSLLLSKIKPIPDSNQFSSLPMHESTVLVVCAKNCSEVTLQLLSMAIEVDDGGTERSCSIQQGDEDLGTAVLLPGEDFKKVFTVIPRLDSSKLRLGMVNLKWKRHFGIEDRSGLTVTGSEVVTKHELPVVHVELSPVVVTLECPPYAILGEPFMHHVKIRNQTELLQEVKFSLADSQSFVLSGSHSDTVFVLPKSEHVLNYKVVPLSSGLQQLPRISLTSVRYSARFQPSITASNVFVFPSKPHCKMTGITEKRLE